Genomic window (Methanofollis sp.):
CTGCTTGAGGTCGAAGAACCGCCTTTCGAGATGGTCCTCGCCCTCTTCGAGGGCCTGCTCCTTTCCCTGCTTGCGGCCGGGGTCAGCCTGCTCGGCTTTTCGCGACAGGTCCGCCTCTTTCTTGCGCGGTACATCCCGATCGACCCTGACAACTTTGTCCACACCGTGGCCCTGGTGATGATCACCGCCCTCGCGATCATCCCGCCCATCCCCCTCCTGGTCATCGGACACCCGCCCCTCGTCGACCTGATGGCAAACGCGGAGTTCGCCATCGCGCCGATCTCCCCGGCAGATGCGGCGAAGTCAGATGCATACGGTCTTTTCTGGACCATCTTCGGCTCCTTCATCGCTGTCGGCCTCTTCGTGAAGAGGTCTCTTCCCGAGGCCCTGGAGCGCCTCGGCGTCGTGATGCCGACTCTCCGCTCTGTCGCCTTCGCCCTCGGCGTCGGTGTGGCCCTCGTCCTCGTCTTCTCGGTCGTGGACCACGCGATCACGGCGGTCTGGAATTATTTCGGCTGGTACGTCACCGACGCCGACTATACGGAAGCGCTCTTCGCCTCGTACCTCACCCCCCTTGCCGCCCTGGTCGCGGCGGTCGTCGCGGGTGTGGGCGAAGAACTCGCGATCCGCGGTGTCCTCCAGCCGCGCTTTGGCATCGCGTTCTCGGTCCTCGTCTTCGCCGCCCTTCATGCGTACCAGTATGCATGGGACGGCCTGCTCTCTGTCCTCCTTGCCGGCCTTGTCTTTGCATACCTCAGGGTCAGGACGAACACGACTGTCTGCGCCATCACCCATGCCACCTATGACTTCATCCTCTTCTCCCTGATCATCCTCGGGATCGGGTGGGTGTGATATCCCATCGGAGTTCTCCTCTTTTTTGATCGATAGTTTGTGTCCTGTTGGATCAGTGGTCGTACGATAGACCCGGGGAAGACAGAATTGGATATCCTGAATCGTCTTCGACACGATGCACGGTTCGACCGATGTGATGGCGAAGGCCCTCGCCGACGGCGCGATGGACGGCGGCATGGAGGTCTATTTCAGGCCTGACGCCGACGAGCGCGAGGCGTGCTGCCGGACCGGCCTTGCCCTTGCCGAACGGGTAAAACGGGTGTAAATGCCGGGGAAAAACTGCACATGCCTAACTTCCGGGCGGGAAAACCTCGCCCCTCTTTTTCCGGGTAATCTTATATGGCCGGCATCCCATAGAGGCATCATTCCATGGGGCGCCGGCTGAATTTTTCCGGGATCCTCCTTGCCTACGCCGTACAGGGTCTCATCCTCCTCCAGGTCGGGTACAGCTTTGCCAGGGGGGATTATTTCCTGGGCATTGTCGGTTCATTCGCCTTTTTTCTCACCACCGTCCCGTACCTCGTCAGGAGGAGGTCTGACATCTCGATGCCCTGGGAGGTGAACCTCCTCATCGCCCTTTCCCTCTTCCTCCATGTCGCCGGCCATGTCAGCGATT
Coding sequences:
- a CDS encoding CPBP family intramembrane glutamic endopeptidase, which translates into the protein MMDRSAFHPVLILLALLAGALALVVGLSGDPQGDIGLFFSTGAEAAPIFLIALLAFLALDRPRLRPVVAALAVMFVLALALVSWFFCLAPWMSLLEVEEPPFEMVLALFEGLLLSLLAAGVSLLGFSRQVRLFLARYIPIDPDNFVHTVALVMITALAIIPPIPLLVIGHPPLVDLMANAEFAIAPISPADAAKSDAYGLFWTIFGSFIAVGLFVKRSLPEALERLGVVMPTLRSVAFALGVGVALVLVFSVVDHAITAVWNYFGWYVTDADYTEALFASYLTPLAALVAAVVAGVGEELAIRGVLQPRFGIAFSVLVFAALHAYQYAWDGLLSVLLAGLVFAYLRVRTNTTVCAITHATYDFILFSLIILGIGWV